The proteins below are encoded in one region of Limnohabitans sp. 63ED37-2:
- a CDS encoding FAD-dependent oxidoreductase → MRLRQIVLLLLLALAIGAFVALDLGRYLSFEQLKVSQASFDQLYAQQPVMVAAVYFGVYVLATALSIPGAVIITLGGGAVFGLWQGLLLVSFASTLGATLAFLASRFVLREWVEARFGQRLADINAGVDKEGAFYLFTLRLIPVVPFFLINLLMGLTRMKTWTYYWVSQLGMLAGTAVYVNAGTQLAQLDSVRGILSPALLGSFVLLGIFPLLARRVVAAVQKRKVYARWASVRPKTFDRNLIVIGGGAAGLVSAYIAAAVKAKVTLIEAHKMGGDCLNYGCVPSKALIKSAKLAHQMRHGAQYGLSDTAPSFSFKAVMQRVHDVIKAIEPHDSVARYTSLGVEVLQGYGKLVNPWTVEVTLNDGQVQRLTARSIVIAAGARPVVPPLPGLDDVGYVTSDTLWDEFAKLDDIPKRIVVLGGGPIGCELSQSFARLGAQVTQVEMGDRIMVREDEEVSALARDALQADGVMVLTGHKALRCERRGEDKILVASTQGQEVEIVFDALVCAVGRVARLQGYGLEDIGVPTHRTVETNEYLQTLYPNIYAAGDVAGPYQFTHTAAHQAWYAAVNALFGDFKSFKVDYRVIPWATFIDPEVARVGLNEQEAKEKNIPYEVTKYGIDDLDRAIADSEAHGFVKVLTVPGKDRILGVTIVGSHAGDLLAEYVLAMKHGLGLNKILGTIHTYPTMAEANKFAAGEWKRAHAPQKLLAWVKKFHDWRRG, encoded by the coding sequence ATGCGTCTTCGTCAAATTGTTTTATTGCTCTTGCTGGCGCTGGCCATCGGCGCATTTGTCGCGCTGGACTTGGGGCGTTATCTGAGCTTTGAGCAACTCAAGGTCAGCCAAGCCAGTTTTGACCAGCTCTATGCACAGCAGCCTGTGATGGTGGCCGCCGTTTACTTTGGGGTGTACGTTTTGGCCACGGCGCTGTCGATTCCGGGCGCGGTCATCATCACCTTGGGCGGTGGGGCTGTGTTTGGCCTGTGGCAGGGTTTGCTGCTGGTGTCGTTTGCTTCCACCCTCGGCGCCACTTTGGCTTTTCTGGCTTCGCGTTTTGTGTTGCGCGAGTGGGTGGAGGCGCGTTTTGGTCAGCGCCTGGCCGACATCAATGCAGGCGTAGACAAAGAGGGCGCGTTTTATCTGTTCACTTTGCGCTTGATTCCGGTGGTGCCGTTTTTCCTGATCAACCTGCTCATGGGTCTGACGCGCATGAAGACCTGGACCTATTACTGGGTGAGCCAGTTGGGCATGTTGGCGGGCACGGCGGTGTATGTGAATGCGGGCACGCAACTGGCGCAGCTGGACTCGGTGCGGGGCATTCTGAGCCCGGCGCTGTTGGGCAGCTTTGTGCTGCTGGGCATCTTCCCCTTGTTGGCGCGGCGTGTGGTGGCGGCCGTTCAAAAGCGAAAAGTCTATGCCCGCTGGGCCAGCGTGCGCCCTAAGACGTTTGACCGCAACCTGATCGTGATCGGCGGGGGCGCGGCAGGTTTGGTGTCGGCCTACATTGCCGCCGCCGTCAAAGCCAAAGTGACTTTGATCGAGGCGCACAAGATGGGCGGCGACTGCTTGAACTACGGCTGCGTGCCGAGCAAGGCCTTGATCAAGAGCGCCAAGCTGGCCCACCAGATGCGCCACGGCGCACAGTACGGCTTGAGCGACACCGCGCCCAGCTTCAGTTTCAAGGCGGTGATGCAGCGTGTGCACGATGTGATCAAAGCCATCGAGCCGCACGACAGTGTGGCGCGCTACACCAGCTTGGGTGTGGAGGTGCTGCAGGGTTACGGCAAGTTGGTGAACCCATGGACCGTGGAAGTGACTTTGAACGACGGCCAGGTGCAGCGCCTGACCGCGCGCAGCATCGTGATTGCGGCGGGCGCACGGCCTGTGGTGCCGCCTTTGCCGGGCCTCGATGACGTGGGCTACGTCACCAGCGACACGCTGTGGGACGAGTTCGCCAAGCTCGATGACATCCCGAAGCGCATCGTGGTGCTGGGCGGCGGGCCGATTGGCTGCGAGCTGTCACAAAGCTTTGCTCGCCTGGGTGCGCAGGTCACGCAGGTTGAGATGGGCGATCGCATCATGGTGCGCGAGGACGAAGAGGTGTCTGCGTTGGCACGCGACGCGCTGCAGGCCGACGGCGTGATGGTGCTCACCGGGCACAAGGCGCTGCGCTGCGAGCGCCGGGGTGAAGACAAAATTTTGGTGGCCTCCACACAGGGGCAAGAAGTGGAGATTGTTTTTGACGCGCTGGTCTGCGCCGTGGGCCGTGTGGCCCGTCTGCAAGGTTATGGCTTGGAAGACATTGGCGTGCCCACGCACCGCACCGTCGAGACCAACGAGTATCTCCAAACGCTCTACCCCAACATCTACGCCGCAGGCGATGTGGCCGGGCCTTACCAGTTCACCCACACGGCCGCGCACCAAGCTTGGTATGCGGCGGTGAATGCGCTGTTTGGCGACTTCAAATCCTTCAAGGTGGATTACCGCGTGATTCCCTGGGCCACCTTCATTGACCCTGAGGTGGCGCGTGTGGGCCTGAACGAGCAAGAAGCGAAAGAGAAAAATATCCCATATGAAGTGACGAAGTACGGCATCGACGATCTGGATCGGGCGATTGCAGACAGTGAGGCGCATGGCTTTGTGAAAGTGCTCACCGTGCCCGGCAAAGACCGCATTTTGGGCGTGACCATCGTGGGCTCGCACGCGGGTGACTTGCTGGCCGAATATGTGCTGGCCATGAAGCATGGCCTGGGCTTGAACAAAATTTTGGGCACCATCCACACCTACCCAACCATGGCCGAGGCCAACAAATTCGCGGCCGGTGAATGGAAGCGTGCCCATGCGCCACAAAAGCTGCTGGCATGGGTGAAGAAGTTCCACGATTGGCGGCGCGGATGA
- a CDS encoding CDP-alcohol phosphatidyltransferase family protein — protein MFDRHAQTLLRPALNAAARGLVRAGISADALTWLGFAIGMAAAVAIALQAWWWGLGLLLASRLLDGLDGSVARLTQPTDAGGFLDIALDFVFYAAIPLAFAVANPSANALPAAALLASFIGTGSSFLAFAALAEKRGLTDTALPGKSFYFLGGLTEATETITVFAAMCIWPEHFAVLAYGFAGLCAVTTGMRVGWGYWRLG, from the coding sequence ATGTTTGACCGCCACGCCCAAACCCTCTTGCGCCCCGCGCTGAACGCCGCCGCACGCGGCTTGGTGCGCGCAGGCATCAGCGCGGACGCGCTCACCTGGCTGGGCTTTGCCATCGGCATGGCCGCCGCCGTGGCCATTGCGCTGCAAGCCTGGTGGTGGGGCTTGGGGCTGCTGCTGGCCTCGCGTTTGCTTGACGGCTTGGACGGCAGCGTGGCCCGCCTGACCCAGCCCACCGACGCGGGCGGCTTCCTGGACATCGCGCTCGACTTTGTGTTTTACGCCGCCATCCCCCTGGCCTTTGCGGTGGCCAACCCCAGCGCCAACGCACTGCCCGCCGCAGCCTTGCTGGCCAGCTTCATCGGCACCGGCAGCAGCTTCTTGGCCTTCGCCGCACTGGCCGAAAAACGCGGCCTGACCGATACCGCCTTGCCGGGCAAAAGCTTTTACTTTTTGGGCGGCCTCACCGAAGCCACCGAGACCATCACCGTGTTTGCTGCCATGTGCATTTGGCCTGAACACTTTGCGGTGTTGGCTTATGGGTTTGCTGGGTTGTGTGCGGTGACGACAGGTATGCGGGTGGGGTGGGGGTATTGGAGGTTGGGGTGA
- a CDS encoding ATP-binding cassette domain-containing protein encodes MNAGLQIDIQRLGTAAQTLVQDLHLKVPAGEILTLMGPSGCGKSSVLAATAGTLASVSEGLQPLQFDGRVQLNGRDLTTLPTHLRGVGLVFQDALLFAHMTVAENLLFAVPRALPLAQRQARVQQALQEAELSGLAERDPSTLSGGQRARVALMRALLAEPQALLLDEPFSKLDAALRAQLRPWVFAHVRERRIPVVLVTHDEQDVADPQRVVHLRATEESSSHV; translated from the coding sequence ATGAACGCGGGACTGCAGATCGACATCCAACGCTTGGGCACGGCGGCGCAGACCTTGGTGCAAGACCTGCACCTGAAAGTGCCCGCAGGCGAGATCCTCACGCTCATGGGGCCGAGTGGTTGCGGCAAAAGCTCGGTGCTGGCCGCCACAGCGGGCACGCTGGCCAGCGTGTCCGAAGGTTTGCAGCCTTTGCAGTTTGACGGCCGCGTGCAGCTGAACGGCCGTGACCTCACCACCTTGCCCACGCACCTGCGCGGTGTCGGCTTGGTGTTTCAGGATGCTTTGCTGTTTGCCCACATGACGGTGGCCGAAAACCTGCTGTTTGCGGTGCCCCGTGCCTTGCCGCTTGCACAGCGCCAGGCGCGTGTGCAGCAAGCGCTGCAAGAGGCGGAGTTGTCGGGCTTGGCCGAGCGTGATCCTTCTACCCTGTCGGGTGGGCAACGCGCCCGCGTCGCGCTCATGCGGGCGCTGCTGGCCGAGCCGCAAGCCTTGCTGCTGGATGAGCCGTTTTCCAAACTCGACGCCGCCTTGCGCGCCCAGCTGCGCCCATGGGTGTTTGCGCATGTGCGCGAGCGGCGCATTCCGGTGGTGCTGGTCACCCACGACGAACAAGACGTGGCCGACCCGCAGCGCGTGGTGCACTTGCGCGCCACCGAAGAAAGCAGCAGCCATGTTTGA
- a CDS encoding ABC transporter permease: protein MDPPLRRVSFLPAFLLALIAALPMGWALWAAASQALDVSAWQALWTDPQTLRAWGMTLWTGLASTLLVWWTVARLLAHGFIRQQLARWLTHVPALLATPHAAMAIGLVLWLSPSGWALRLVSPGLSGFDAPPPWLTTQDPWGLGLILALWLKEVPFLLWVAATQLQREDLRRRWQAEFALAQTLGHTPATAFAQVVWPQLAPRLRWPLLAVLAYGLTVVDMALIIGPATPPTLAVLAWQWLGDADAAMQAQGAAAAGWLTGTLLLAGVLTVMALRVVAAMRKFASRGSLPQKMLPWVGRFCGRLPLQPNGHSSKHAHSAAGLLRGRISGLALAIGGAYLAVWFALTVGSVSGVWPFPQLWPSLWTGDAWAQVIASAPTVWTTLGVAAASASVCLVWSVAWLELTPRRWQQALRPWCLLPLVLPSVLWVVGLYSVALQWRLEGQWLGLLLAHAVMVLPYVLLALEPAYMAVDPRQSAVVASLGQGRWTDLLRIKWPLLQRAIASAWAVGFAVSVAQYLPTLYVGAGRFATVTTEAVTLASGSQRSLMSAYAALQMLLPVLAFALAAYLGRPRQFEKIGPMKDNT, encoded by the coding sequence GTGGACCCGCCGTTACGGCGTGTGAGCTTCTTGCCCGCCTTTTTGCTGGCCTTGATCGCTGCCCTGCCCATGGGCTGGGCGCTGTGGGCGGCCGCTTCGCAAGCGCTGGACGTCAGCGCTTGGCAGGCCTTGTGGACCGATCCTCAAACACTCAGGGCTTGGGGCATGACGCTGTGGACCGGGCTGGCCTCTACGTTGCTGGTGTGGTGGACCGTGGCGCGTTTGTTGGCCCATGGTTTCATTCGGCAGCAATTGGCCCGCTGGCTCACCCATGTACCTGCCTTGCTGGCCACGCCGCACGCGGCCATGGCCATTGGCTTGGTGCTGTGGCTGTCGCCCAGCGGCTGGGCTTTGCGCTTGGTGTCGCCGGGCCTGTCGGGTTTTGATGCGCCGCCGCCTTGGTTGACCACACAAGACCCGTGGGGCTTGGGATTGATTTTGGCGCTGTGGCTCAAAGAAGTGCCGTTTTTGCTCTGGGTGGCGGCCACGCAATTACAGCGGGAAGACCTGCGCCGACGCTGGCAAGCCGAATTTGCACTGGCCCAAACTTTGGGCCACACGCCCGCTACCGCCTTTGCCCAAGTGGTCTGGCCGCAGCTGGCACCGCGCTTGCGCTGGCCGCTGCTGGCGGTGTTGGCCTATGGCCTCACGGTGGTGGACATGGCGCTCATCATTGGCCCAGCGACGCCACCCACTTTGGCGGTGCTGGCCTGGCAATGGCTGGGTGATGCCGATGCGGCCATGCAGGCGCAAGGCGCGGCAGCGGCAGGGTGGCTGACGGGCACGCTGCTGCTGGCGGGCGTGCTCACTGTGATGGCGTTGCGAGTGGTCGCGGCTATGCGTAAATTCGCGAGCAGGGGCTCGCTCCCACAAAAAATGCTGCCTTGGGTTGGGCGTTTTTGTGGGAGGCTGCCCCTGCAGCCGAATGGTCACTCAAGCAAACATGCGCATTCAGCAGCAGGCCTCTTGCGCGGCCGAATATCCGGCCTGGCGCTCGCCATCGGCGGTGCCTACCTCGCCGTCTGGTTCGCCCTGACCGTGGGCAGTGTGTCGGGCGTCTGGCCTTTTCCGCAGCTTTGGCCATCGCTGTGGACGGGTGATGCCTGGGCGCAAGTGATCGCCAGTGCCCCCACGGTGTGGACCACCTTGGGTGTGGCGGCGGCTTCGGCCAGTGTGTGCCTGGTTTGGTCGGTGGCCTGGTTGGAGCTGACACCGCGCCGCTGGCAACAGGCTTTGCGTCCATGGTGCTTGCTGCCGCTGGTGTTGCCCTCGGTGCTGTGGGTGGTGGGCCTTTACAGCGTGGCGCTGCAGTGGCGACTGGAGGGGCAGTGGCTGGGCCTGCTTTTGGCGCATGCGGTCATGGTGCTGCCTTATGTGCTGTTGGCTTTGGAGCCCGCCTATATGGCGGTCGATCCGCGCCAATCGGCTGTCGTGGCCAGTTTGGGTCAGGGCCGATGGACTGATTTGCTGCGCATCAAATGGCCGCTGCTCCAACGCGCCATCGCCTCGGCCTGGGCGGTGGGTTTTGCGGTCAGTGTGGCGCAGTATTTGCCCACCTTGTATGTGGGGGCGGGGCGCTTTGCCACGGTCACCACCGAGGCCGTGACGCTGGCGTCTGGCTCGCAGCGCTCGCTCATGAGCGCTTATGCCGCTTTGCAGATGCTTTTGCCTGTGTTGGCCTTTGCTTTGGCCGCTTACTTGGGCAGGCCACGCCAATTTGAGAAGATCGGGCCGATGAAAGACAACACATGA
- a CDS encoding Fic family protein, with protein sequence MFADKTPRKRTYLWQRPDWPQWRYDAAALAGPLAQLHRAQGELVGRMAHLGLAQRDLATLQVLTQEVITTSAIEGETLNLEAVRSSIARKLGVDIGALAPADRHVDGVVDMVLDATQQHAQPLTAERLFGWHAALFPTGFSGRLRIQVGTWRNDAAGPMQVVSGPVGREKVHFEAPPAHTLPAQTAAFLEWFNAGPLGDALVHAGLAHLWLVTLHPFDDGNGRISRAVGDMALARAEGSAQRFYSLSAQIQRERKQYYEQLEATQRGTMDVTPWLQWFLACLLRAVQGADGLLVGVLDKAKFWQRWADTPMNARQTLVLNRVLDGMDGKLTNAKWATLGKCSADTALRDINDLLARGVLRRLEGGGRNTAYELAS encoded by the coding sequence ATGTTCGCCGACAAGACTCCCCGCAAACGCACTTATCTGTGGCAGCGCCCCGACTGGCCGCAGTGGCGATATGACGCGGCTGCCCTGGCCGGGCCGTTGGCACAGTTGCACCGTGCGCAAGGCGAATTGGTGGGGCGGATGGCGCATTTGGGTTTGGCGCAGCGCGATCTGGCGACTTTGCAGGTTTTGACGCAAGAGGTCATCACCACCAGCGCCATCGAGGGCGAAACGCTCAACTTGGAAGCTGTGCGCTCGTCCATTGCCCGCAAGCTGGGGGTGGACATTGGCGCGCTCGCGCCCGCTGACCGCCATGTGGATGGGGTGGTGGACATGGTGCTGGACGCCACCCAGCAACACGCCCAGCCGCTCACGGCCGAGCGCTTGTTTGGTTGGCATGCGGCGCTGTTTCCCACCGGCTTCAGTGGCCGTCTGCGGATTCAGGTGGGCACCTGGCGCAACGATGCGGCAGGTCCGATGCAAGTGGTCTCGGGCCCGGTGGGCCGAGAAAAGGTGCACTTTGAGGCACCGCCCGCCCACACCTTGCCCGCACAAACAGCCGCGTTTTTGGAATGGTTCAACGCCGGGCCTTTGGGTGATGCGCTGGTGCACGCTGGGTTGGCGCATTTGTGGCTGGTGACTTTGCACCCATTTGACGATGGCAACGGCCGCATCAGCCGAGCCGTGGGCGACATGGCCTTGGCCAGAGCTGAAGGCTCTGCACAACGGTTTTACAGCCTGAGTGCGCAAATTCAGCGCGAGCGCAAACAGTATTACGAACAACTCGAAGCCACCCAACGCGGCACGATGGATGTGACGCCATGGCTGCAGTGGTTTTTGGCCTGCTTGCTGCGCGCGGTGCAGGGTGCTGATGGTTTGTTGGTGGGCGTGCTGGACAAGGCGAAGTTTTGGCAACGCTGGGCAGACACGCCGATGAATGCACGGCAGACGCTGGTGCTCAACCGCGTGCTCGACGGCATGGACGGCAAGCTGACCAACGCCAAGTGGGCCACCTTGGGCAAATGTTCGGCCGACACGGCGCTGCGCGATATCAATGATTTGTTGGCGCGAGGCGTATTGCGCCGCTTGGAGGGTGGCGGACGCAACACCGCTTACGAGTTGGCGTCCTGA
- a CDS encoding HTH domain-containing protein, with the protein MEKSWKAAIKRVLMESDAPLHYTEISEQILSRGYYETDGATPAATVNAQLSSSVKHDGDKSPFIRVGKGIFSLRGETASTTLPGNKTKNQLPAVALEDVSSDSIIQSFGMYWQRDLVVWRNDLKMYGKQQALSKPVDFGKQKGIYILYDHHTVVYVGRAIDRPLGKRLYEHTVDRLGSRWNRFSWFGLLDVTQEGKLREIPFNSTLAALVATLEALLIEALEPPQNRKRGDDFSAIEYIQDIDPELKEREIQNTLRSIEQKMRGGA; encoded by the coding sequence TTGGAAAAATCTTGGAAAGCAGCCATCAAGCGTGTGCTGATGGAATCTGATGCGCCACTGCATTACACCGAAATTTCTGAACAAATTTTGTCGCGTGGCTATTACGAAACTGATGGCGCTACGCCAGCAGCAACGGTTAATGCACAGCTGTCGTCTTCGGTCAAACACGACGGTGACAAATCGCCCTTTATCCGCGTAGGCAAAGGCATTTTTTCACTTCGCGGCGAAACAGCTTCTACCACGTTGCCAGGCAACAAGACAAAAAATCAATTGCCAGCAGTTGCACTTGAAGATGTGTCTTCCGATTCCATCATTCAATCTTTTGGAATGTACTGGCAACGCGATCTTGTGGTTTGGCGCAACGATCTAAAAATGTATGGCAAACAGCAGGCGCTTTCCAAGCCGGTGGATTTTGGAAAACAAAAGGGCATTTACATTTTGTACGACCACCACACCGTGGTTTACGTTGGTCGGGCAATTGATCGGCCCTTGGGTAAGCGCTTGTATGAACACACAGTGGACAGGCTTGGTAGCAGGTGGAATCGTTTTTCGTGGTTTGGTCTTCTGGATGTAACTCAAGAGGGAAAGCTTCGAGAAATACCTTTTAATTCCACCCTCGCGGCACTCGTCGCTACACTGGAAGCGCTGCTCATTGAGGCACTCGAACCGCCACAAAACAGAAAACGCGGCGATGATTTTTCCGCTATCGAGTACATCCAAGACATTGACCCCGAACTGAAAGAGCGGGAAATTCAAAATACCCTGCGCTCAATCGAGCAAAAAATGCGGGGCGGTGCGTAA